In the Colletotrichum higginsianum IMI 349063 chromosome 7 map unlocalized unitig_7, whole genome shotgun sequence genome, one interval contains:
- a CDS encoding LAS seventeen-binding protein, whose amino-acid sequence MSGTNPEKPPIQPEQQLYPHPTGDNTYQQQHQQQQQPPQYTSGATQYNPDQKSELPGGHGAQTQQFPPPPPGPPPANQPQFTHAPQPQQQYNQTPQQSQQHYQAPPQGQHVPGQHTEGVLPGANPGDYGAGRHYSQFDGPQGNTAPGHVQGGPYVDPAAAHAAYIAPTGAALDPSAQHKEKKGWGERLSQIGMKAAVPINALANKMGSQSFLPTTMDKECEKAAKIVRSFCKEGITSDVPAQTQASEHLEPGKHADGHGSRPTTPGKEKVRKEQKAIVKIPSKVINKAVGLAVFTTARVGFNFSGATGSGVLIARLPDGSWSPPSGIQVHALGAGFMIGIDIYDCVCVINSREALAAFMSTRVSLGPDVAVVAGPYGAGGVLDVGASFGGKNPEDKKTAEQADAGRPVDDGKLRPDEKNKRRSSSSSIKPVFSYVKSRGFYAGIQVDGTVVTERKDANAAFYGQKVTVDQIVRGQVPPQGPGGLWPTGAQALYEALRVAEQQKPLPEVHLPQAIPGQVPPQGSIPQQQQQYSGQQAQYGTQQPQQSQYGQPQYGQPQYTNSDGGPLGSHPPGQGPTASGALNREEQLPGYVDDGVARPGVGDHKGHYQ is encoded by the exons ATGTCAGGCACAAACCCCGAGAAGCCTCCCATCCAGCCGGAGCAACAGCTCTACCCCCATCCCACCGGCGACAACACCtaccagcagcaacatcaacaacagcagcaaccgCCCCAGTACACCTCCGGCGCGACGCAATACAATCCCGACCAGAAGAGCGAGCTCCCCGGCGGACATGGCGCCCAGACTCAGCAAttcccccctccgcccccaGGCCCACCTCCTGCGAACCAGCCGCAGTTCACCCATGCTCCTCAACCGCAACAGCAATACAACCAGACACCGCAGCAGTCGCAACAGCACTACCAGGCTCCTCCCCAGGGCCAACATGTCCCCGGCCAGCACACCGAGGGCGTCCTCCCCGGCGCGAATCCCGGCGActacggcgccggccgccacTACTCCCAGTTCGACGGCCCTCAGGGCAACACAGCACCGGGTCACGTTCAAGGCGGTCCCTACGTagacccggccgccgcccatgccgcctACATCGCACCCACCGGAGCCGCGCTTGACCCCTCTGCCCAGcacaaggagaagaagggatgGGGCGAGCGCCTCTCCCAGATCGGCATGAAGGCCGCCGTCCCCATCAACGCTCTGGCCAACAAGATGGGCTCGCAGAGCTTCTTGCCCACCACCATGGACAAGGAGTGcgagaaggccgccaagaTCGTGAGGAGCTTCTGCA AGGAGGGCATCACGTCCGACGTACCCGCTCAGACGCAGGCTTCGGAGCACCTTGAGCCAGGCAAGCacgccgacggccatggcTCGCGCCCTACGACGCCGGGCAAGGAAAAAGTCCGTAAAGAGCAGAAGGCCATCGTCAAGATCCCCTCAAAGGTCATCAACAAGGCTGTCGGCTTGGCCGTCTTTACCACCGCCCGGGTCGGCTTTAACTTCTCCGGCGCCACCGGCTCCGGCGTCCTCATCGCCCGTCTCCCCGACGGGTCCTGGAGCCCGCCATCCGGCATCCAAGTTCACGCCCTAGGCGCCGGCTTCATGATCGGCATCGACATCTACGACTGCGTTTGCGTCATTAACAGCCGCGAagccctcgccgccttcatgAGCACCCGCGTCTCCCTAGGTCCCGACGTTGCCGTTGTCGCCGGCCCctacggcgccggcggcgtcttggACGTTGGTGCCTCGTTTGGTGGCAAGAACCCcgaggacaagaagacggccgagcAGGCAGACGCCGGTAGGCCGGTCGATGACGGCAAGTTGAGGCcggacgagaagaacaagcgcagaagcagcagctcctccatcAAGCCTGTCTTCTCCTACGTCAAGTCCCGCGGCTTCTACGCGGGCATCCAGGTTGACGGCACCGTCGTTACGGAGAGGAAAGACGCCAACGCTGCCTTTTACGGCCAGAAGGTCACGGTCGACCAGATCGTCCGGGGCCAGGTGCCTCCTCAGGGTCCTGGTGGCTTGTGGCCCACGGGCGCGCAAGCCCTGTACGAGGCCCTCCGTGTCgccgagcagcagaagcCCCTCCCCGAGGTCCACCTTCCTCAAGCAATCCCCGGCCAGGTTCCTCCCCAAGGCTCTATccctcagcagcagcaacagtaCAGCGGTCAACAGGCCCAGTACGGCACCCAGCAGCCCCAGCAGTCCCAGTACGGCCAGCCCCAGTACGGCCAGCCTCAGTATACAAACTCGGATGGAGGTCCTCTTGGATCGCACCCGCCCGGCCAGGGGCCCACTGCCTCCGGAGCGCTGAACCGCGAGGAACAGCTCCCAGGCTacgtcgacgatggtgtgGCGCGCCCCGGCGTTGGCGACCACAAGGGCCACTACCAGTAA